A portion of the Meiothermus sp. Pnk-1 genome contains these proteins:
- a CDS encoding tyrosine-type recombinase/integrase has product MRPNWQFLLEDWLRATGNPNTRRFYQQSAGLFIEWAQGQGLHDPEQVKPYHLRLFVEYMEGLTVRRKTGPVPRYSRNGILANLKGLRAFFGHLAANEFIEATPFKSFKFPPREKPVLPVVGYDDFKALMKAALLTRHPLRDQAILGLLFNTGLRVSELCALRFEDFRVEPGYVRVRGKRGKERLVPVDPQVMRMVNAYLRRERPEYREAPFEQVFVADGKRPLDRHGVLRLIHRLCERANLPRLSVHAFRRGFVVELLTMGGDVATAQRILGHESPYMTLHYAQMRDPNLKAVHTRASPGFRRME; this is encoded by the coding sequence ATGCGTCCAAACTGGCAGTTCCTCCTGGAGGATTGGCTACGCGCTACCGGCAACCCCAACACCCGCCGATTCTATCAGCAATCGGCGGGGCTGTTCATCGAGTGGGCGCAGGGGCAGGGGCTACACGACCCCGAGCAGGTCAAGCCCTACCACCTGCGCCTGTTCGTCGAGTACATGGAGGGCCTGACGGTGCGGCGCAAAACCGGCCCCGTGCCGCGCTATAGCCGCAATGGCATCCTGGCCAACCTCAAGGGGCTCCGCGCTTTCTTCGGCCACCTGGCGGCCAACGAGTTCATCGAGGCAACCCCCTTCAAAAGCTTCAAGTTCCCGCCGCGAGAGAAACCAGTCCTGCCGGTGGTCGGCTACGACGACTTCAAGGCGCTGATGAAGGCTGCCCTGCTCACCCGGCACCCCCTGCGCGACCAGGCCATCCTCGGCCTGCTCTTCAACACCGGGCTCCGGGTCAGCGAGCTATGCGCCCTGCGCTTCGAGGATTTCCGCGTTGAGCCCGGCTATGTGCGGGTGCGGGGCAAGCGTGGGAAGGAGCGGCTGGTGCCGGTGGACCCGCAGGTGATGCGCATGGTCAACGCCTATTTGCGCCGCGAGCGCCCCGAATACCGCGAGGCCCCCTTCGAGCAGGTGTTCGTAGCCGACGGCAAGCGGCCCCTCGACCGGCACGGGGTGCTGCGGCTCATTCACAGGCTATGCGAGCGGGCCAACCTCCCCCGCCTGAGCGTCCACGCCTTCCGCCGGGGCTTTGTCGTCGAGCTGCTGACGATGGGCGGGGACGTAGCCACGGCCCAGCGCATTCTGGGCCACGAGAGCCCGTACATGACCCTGCACTACGCCCAGATGAGAGACCCCAACCTCAAGGCCGTGCATACCCGCGCCTCTCCGGGATTCCGCCGGATGGAGTAA
- a CDS encoding FdhF/YdeP family oxidoreductase — MALKPVKKGWMPELWASRVPLGIGEQKPNNFFEVFRAAWENRDNLEYAYRILSDGCCDGCALGTYGMRDWTIRGIHLCNVRLRLLRLNTLGPLEAGALEDVSRLEGKTSAELRELGRLPYPMRRKRGEKGFTRISWSEALDRIALRLSRSQPERLAFYLTSRGLPNETYYLVQKAVRALGTNNIDNAARICHSPSTVALKEALGVAATTCSYRDLIGTDLIVFFGSNVAVNQPVMMKYLYYAKKAGTKVAVVNPYREPAMERYWVPSDLESALFGTKIADRFFQVEPGGDIAFVHGTLKHLIEQGQIKREFIEARTAGFDELQQMLANTPWESLEGGAGLSRDEMGAFAQLLAQAERAVLVWSMGVTQHSFGEDTVQAIINLALSRGYLGREGCGLMPIRGHSGVQGGAEMGAYATVFPGGWPINPENAARFEELWGFGVPDRAGLTAPEMLEAARQGQLEVLWSIGGNFLEVLPDPHSVREALGKVPLRVHQDIVISSQMLVEGEEVILLPATTRYEIKGGVTETSTERRVIFSPEIPGPRIREARPEGEVLLEVAARARPWLADKLKFEGMDAVRAEIARVVPLYDGIQHLKAKGDAFQYGGPHLCPDGVCPTPDGKAHFKAVPLPERRIPAGALRLVTRRGKQFNSMVHEATDPINGLPRDAVLMSASDVAKLGLASGQNVVLSNEKGKLTCRVFIGEVKRGSVQVHWPEGNVLIGEKRSPKAKIPGYKDAYVFISPARALTSAEEPRLQATL, encoded by the coding sequence GTGGCCTTGAAACCCGTCAAAAAGGGATGGATGCCGGAGCTGTGGGCCTCCAGGGTCCCCCTCGGGATCGGCGAGCAAAAACCCAACAACTTCTTCGAGGTCTTCCGGGCGGCCTGGGAGAACCGGGATAACCTCGAGTACGCCTATCGCATCCTGAGCGACGGCTGCTGTGACGGCTGCGCATTGGGCACCTACGGGATGCGGGACTGGACCATCCGGGGCATTCACCTTTGCAACGTGCGGCTCAGGCTTCTGCGGCTCAACACCCTGGGGCCGCTGGAGGCCGGGGCGCTCGAGGACGTCTCGAGGCTGGAGGGCAAAACCAGCGCCGAACTCCGCGAGCTGGGCCGCCTCCCCTATCCCATGCGGCGCAAGCGCGGGGAAAAAGGCTTCACCCGCATCTCCTGGAGCGAAGCGCTGGACCGCATCGCCCTGCGCCTCTCCCGCAGCCAGCCCGAGCGCCTGGCTTTCTACCTGACCAGCCGGGGCCTTCCCAACGAGACCTACTACCTGGTCCAGAAAGCGGTGCGGGCCCTAGGCACCAACAACATCGACAACGCCGCCCGCATCTGCCATAGCCCCAGCACCGTCGCGCTGAAGGAAGCCCTGGGGGTAGCCGCGACCACCTGCAGCTACCGTGACCTCATCGGCACCGACCTGATCGTGTTCTTCGGCTCGAACGTGGCGGTCAACCAGCCGGTGATGATGAAGTACCTCTACTACGCCAAAAAGGCCGGGACCAAGGTGGCGGTGGTCAACCCCTACCGCGAACCGGCCATGGAGCGATACTGGGTGCCCTCCGACCTCGAGAGCGCCCTGTTCGGTACGAAGATCGCCGACCGGTTTTTCCAGGTCGAGCCCGGTGGGGACATCGCCTTCGTCCACGGAACGCTCAAGCACCTCATCGAGCAGGGCCAGATCAAGCGGGAATTCATCGAAGCACGCACAGCAGGGTTTGACGAGCTCCAGCAGATGCTGGCCAATACCCCCTGGGAGAGCCTCGAGGGAGGCGCCGGTCTCTCCCGAGATGAGATGGGCGCCTTCGCCCAACTGCTGGCCCAGGCCGAGCGGGCCGTGCTGGTGTGGAGCATGGGTGTGACCCAACACTCCTTCGGCGAGGATACCGTACAGGCGATCATCAACCTGGCCCTGTCGCGGGGCTACCTGGGCCGCGAGGGCTGCGGCTTGATGCCGATCCGTGGGCATTCGGGGGTGCAGGGCGGGGCCGAGATGGGGGCGTATGCGACGGTGTTCCCCGGTGGATGGCCGATCAACCCGGAAAACGCGGCGCGGTTCGAGGAGCTATGGGGCTTCGGGGTGCCGGACCGCGCCGGCCTCACCGCGCCGGAGATGCTCGAGGCCGCCCGGCAAGGCCAGCTAGAGGTACTGTGGAGCATAGGCGGGAACTTCCTCGAGGTCTTGCCGGACCCCCATAGCGTACGCGAAGCCTTGGGCAAAGTTCCCCTGCGGGTGCACCAGGACATCGTCATCTCGAGCCAGATGCTGGTAGAGGGCGAGGAGGTGATCCTGCTTCCCGCCACCACCCGCTACGAGATCAAAGGCGGCGTCACCGAGACCAGCACCGAGCGCCGGGTGATCTTCAGCCCGGAGATCCCCGGCCCCCGCATCCGGGAGGCCCGGCCCGAAGGGGAGGTCCTGCTCGAGGTCGCGGCCCGGGCCCGCCCCTGGCTGGCCGACAAACTGAAGTTCGAGGGAATGGATGCAGTGCGGGCCGAGATCGCCCGGGTCGTACCCCTCTATGACGGCATCCAGCACCTCAAAGCCAAGGGCGATGCCTTCCAGTATGGCGGCCCGCACCTCTGCCCGGACGGGGTCTGCCCTACCCCGGACGGAAAGGCCCACTTCAAGGCGGTGCCGCTCCCCGAGCGCCGGATCCCCGCCGGGGCCTTGCGGCTCGTCACCCGGCGGGGGAAGCAGTTCAACAGCATGGTGCACGAAGCTACCGACCCCATCAACGGGCTGCCCAGGGATGCCGTGCTGATGTCGGCCAGCGATGTCGCGAAGCTTGGGCTCGCTTCCGGCCAGAACGTCGTGCTGAGCAACGAAAAGGGCAAGCTGACCTGCCGGGTCTTTATCGGGGAGGTGAAGCGGGGCAGCGTACAGGTACACTGGCCCGAGGGAAACGTACTCATCGGGGAGAAGCGCTCCCCTAAAGCCAAAATCCCCGGCTATAAGGACGCTTATGTCTTCATCAGCCCGGCGCGAGCCCTCACCTCTGCCGAGGAACCCCGCCTCCAGGCCACGCTATGA
- a CDS encoding DUF503 domain-containing protein yields MKAYLGVYTARLEMPWVRSLKEKRALVKPAVERLRSRFPVSVARLAGQDDHSWEVVGFTVMGYDIVWVETILREAADFLAAQAEYEVAEENWKVDEVSLEGIVPLWAQ; encoded by the coding sequence ATGAAAGCCTACCTTGGTGTCTACACCGCCCGCCTGGAGATGCCCTGGGTACGTAGCCTTAAAGAGAAGAGGGCGCTGGTAAAGCCCGCCGTCGAGCGGCTGCGCTCACGTTTTCCGGTCTCGGTGGCTCGGCTCGCAGGGCAAGATGACCATAGCTGGGAGGTGGTGGGCTTCACCGTCATGGGCTACGACATCGTCTGGGTGGAGACTATTTTGCGCGAAGCCGCAGATTTTCTGGCCGCCCAAGCCGAGTACGAGGTAGCTGAGGAGAACTGGAAAGTGGACGAAGTAAGCCTGGAGGGCATAGTTCCCCTCTGGGCACAGTAG
- a CDS encoding alpha/beta hydrolase has product MGSIPTLPGLESRMVQTPRIQMHVLMGGPEDSIAVLLVHGNASSATFWEETMLALPKGYRAIAPDLRGYGDTQDIPIDATRGCMDWVDDLLSLMDTLGIQKFHVAGHSLGGSVIWAMLAAHPERVLSATVICPGSPFGFGGTKDLQGTPCAPDFAGSGGGIVNPEFARLMAEKYRGTEYPASPRTVMNSFYWKPPFEHPREEELLSGLLSERIGPDRYPGDFEPSPHWPGVAPGKFGPANAISPKYIGDNVERMLSAKAKPPILWVRGSDDQIVSDFSLFDMGTLGKMGAVPGWPGDEVHPPQPMVGQTRYVLERYARNGGYFREEVIADTGHSPHMEKPAVFDPIFHAHLNAASS; this is encoded by the coding sequence ATGGGTTCAATCCCGACATTGCCCGGCCTCGAGTCCCGCATGGTCCAGACCCCGCGTATCCAGATGCACGTGCTGATGGGCGGGCCGGAGGATAGCATAGCGGTACTCTTGGTTCACGGGAATGCCTCCTCTGCGACCTTTTGGGAGGAGACCATGCTGGCCCTGCCGAAGGGGTATCGCGCCATCGCCCCCGACCTGCGCGGCTACGGCGACACCCAAGATATACCGATCGACGCCACCCGCGGCTGCATGGACTGGGTGGACGACCTGCTAAGCCTCATGGATACCCTGGGCATCCAGAAGTTTCACGTCGCCGGGCACAGCCTGGGCGGGAGCGTGATCTGGGCGATGCTCGCGGCGCATCCCGAGCGGGTGCTGAGCGCGACCGTGATCTGCCCCGGCTCGCCCTTCGGCTTCGGGGGCACCAAAGACCTGCAGGGCACCCCCTGCGCCCCTGACTTCGCCGGTTCAGGTGGGGGCATCGTCAACCCCGAGTTTGCCCGGCTGATGGCCGAGAAGTACCGTGGCACCGAATATCCAGCTTCGCCGCGCACGGTGATGAACAGCTTTTACTGGAAGCCGCCCTTCGAACATCCACGCGAGGAGGAGTTGCTCTCGGGATTGCTCTCCGAGCGGATCGGGCCGGACAGGTACCCCGGAGACTTCGAACCCTCCCCCCACTGGCCGGGGGTGGCCCCGGGCAAGTTCGGCCCGGCCAACGCCATCTCACCCAAGTACATCGGGGACAACGTGGAGCGGATGCTCTCGGCCAAGGCCAAACCCCCCATCCTCTGGGTGCGCGGCTCCGATGACCAGATCGTGAGCGATTTCAGCCTCTTCGATATGGGCACCCTGGGCAAGATGGGCGCGGTTCCCGGTTGGCCCGGCGACGAGGTGCACCCGCCCCAGCCGATGGTGGGGCAGACCCGCTATGTGCTCGAGCGTTACGCCAGGAATGGCGGTTATTTCCGCGAAGAGGTCATCGCCGACACCGGACACTCGCCGCACATGGAAAAACCCGCGGTCTTCGACCCGATTTTCCACGCTCACCTAAACGCGGCGTCTTCGTAA
- the acnA gene encoding aconitate hydratase AcnA gives MAYRDEFGTRKTLSTRMGTVHYYDIQELEKQGIAEVSKLPFSIRVMLESLLRNEDGYKVTKDDVVALARWQPDPGEVNVPLMLARVILQDFTGVPAVVDLAAMRDAVARLGGDPEMINPTVPVDLVIDHSVQVDFFGTSYAFAQNVELEYARNEERYRLIKWGQNALKGFRAVPPGTGIVHQVNLEYLASVVMSQKDEDGRVYAFPDSLVGTDSHTTMINGLGVLGWGVGGIEAEAVMLGQPYYMLAPKVIGFKLSGELPEGATATDLVLRVTEMIRKHGAVGKFVEFYGPGVSKLPLADRATIANMSPEYGATMGFFPIDEETLAYLRLTGRSEELVDLVEKYAKATGLWRTDDAAPLYSEHLELDLSTVEPSLAGPKRPQDRVRLSEVKQSFQEHLTKDVKERGFGLKPEQLEKKVRVKRGRDEFEITHGSVVIAAITSCTNTSNPSVMLGAGLLAKKAVEAGLETQPWVKSSLAPGSKVVTEYLDAAGLTPFLEALKFHTVGYGCTTCIGNSGPLPEEISKAVKEGDLVVAAVLSGNRNFEGRVNPDVKANYLASPMLVVAYALAGRMDIDFTREPLGYDPNGKPVFLKDIWPSQEEIKAAVHRTLDAEMFRREYATVFEGDERWKALAAPTGTLYQFDPASTYIQNPPFFENLTESREIGDIKGARALLVLGDSITTDHISPAGNIAKNSPAARYLMEHGVEPADFNSYGSRRGNHEVMMRGTFANIRIKNLMLEGVEGPYTKKLPEGEQMFIYDAAMRYKAEGTPLVVLGGKEYGSGSSRDWAAKGTFLLGVKAVIAESFERIHRSNLVGMGVLPLVFQEGQNVQTLGLTGYETFDILGLEDITPGKELTVVATKPDGTAVNFTVKARIDTAVEVDYYKNGGILQTVLKNMLAEKAKA, from the coding sequence ATGGCCTACAGAGATGAATTTGGTACGCGCAAAACCCTTTCCACCCGGATGGGCACAGTACACTATTACGACATCCAAGAGCTGGAAAAACAGGGCATCGCCGAGGTGTCCAAGCTGCCTTTCTCCATCCGGGTGATGCTGGAGAGCCTATTGCGCAACGAAGATGGCTACAAAGTCACCAAGGACGACGTGGTGGCCTTGGCCCGGTGGCAGCCCGACCCCGGCGAGGTCAACGTGCCCCTGATGCTGGCGAGGGTCATTCTGCAAGACTTCACCGGGGTTCCCGCGGTAGTGGATCTCGCCGCCATGCGGGACGCGGTAGCCAGGCTGGGGGGCGACCCCGAGATGATCAACCCCACGGTACCTGTGGATTTGGTCATCGACCACTCGGTGCAGGTGGATTTCTTCGGAACCAGCTACGCCTTCGCCCAGAACGTCGAGCTGGAGTACGCTCGCAACGAGGAGCGCTACCGGCTCATCAAGTGGGGCCAGAACGCCCTCAAGGGATTCCGCGCGGTGCCGCCGGGAACCGGGATCGTTCACCAGGTCAACCTCGAGTACCTGGCGAGCGTGGTGATGAGCCAAAAGGACGAGGACGGCCGGGTATACGCCTTCCCCGATTCCTTGGTCGGCACCGATAGCCACACCACCATGATCAACGGCCTGGGGGTGCTGGGCTGGGGTGTGGGGGGGATCGAAGCCGAGGCGGTGATGCTCGGTCAGCCCTACTACATGCTGGCCCCCAAGGTGATCGGTTTCAAGCTTTCCGGCGAGCTACCCGAAGGGGCCACCGCCACCGACTTGGTGCTGCGCGTCACCGAGATGATCCGCAAGCACGGGGCGGTAGGCAAGTTTGTGGAGTTCTACGGCCCCGGCGTCTCCAAGCTGCCGCTCGCGGACCGCGCCACCATCGCCAACATGTCGCCGGAATACGGCGCTACGATGGGCTTTTTCCCCATCGACGAGGAGACCTTAGCCTATCTCCGGCTTACCGGGCGTTCCGAAGAGCTGGTGGACCTGGTAGAGAAGTACGCCAAAGCTACCGGCCTGTGGCGCACCGACGATGCCGCCCCTTTGTACAGCGAACACCTCGAGCTCGACCTCTCCACCGTGGAACCGTCCCTAGCCGGGCCTAAGCGTCCACAGGACAGGGTCAGGCTGAGCGAAGTAAAGCAAAGCTTTCAAGAACACCTCACCAAAGACGTCAAGGAACGCGGATTCGGGCTCAAGCCGGAGCAGCTGGAGAAAAAGGTAAGGGTCAAACGGGGGCGGGACGAGTTCGAGATCACCCACGGCTCGGTGGTGATTGCCGCCATCACCAGCTGCACCAACACCTCCAACCCCTCGGTGATGTTAGGGGCTGGGCTTTTGGCGAAGAAGGCGGTAGAGGCCGGGCTCGAGACCCAGCCCTGGGTCAAATCGTCGCTGGCCCCCGGCTCCAAGGTGGTGACCGAGTACCTGGATGCCGCCGGGCTCACCCCCTTCCTGGAAGCCCTCAAGTTCCACACCGTGGGCTACGGCTGCACCACCTGCATCGGCAACTCCGGCCCCCTGCCGGAGGAGATCTCCAAAGCGGTAAAGGAAGGCGACCTGGTGGTGGCGGCGGTGCTCTCGGGCAACCGCAACTTCGAAGGGCGCGTAAACCCCGACGTGAAGGCTAACTACCTGGCCTCACCCATGCTGGTGGTGGCCTACGCCCTGGCCGGTCGGATGGACATCGACTTCACCCGGGAGCCCCTGGGCTACGACCCCAACGGCAAGCCGGTCTTCCTCAAGGACATCTGGCCCAGCCAGGAGGAGATCAAGGCGGCCGTCCACCGCACCCTCGACGCCGAGATGTTCCGCCGGGAGTACGCCACCGTCTTCGAGGGAGACGAGCGCTGGAAGGCCCTTGCGGCTCCCACCGGCACGCTGTACCAGTTCGATCCAGCCTCCACCTATATCCAAAACCCTCCCTTCTTCGAAAACCTCACCGAAAGCCGGGAAATCGGCGACATCAAGGGAGCGCGGGCCTTGCTGGTGCTGGGCGACTCGATCACCACCGACCACATCTCCCCCGCCGGGAACATCGCCAAAAACTCCCCTGCGGCCCGCTACCTGATGGAGCACGGGGTGGAACCCGCCGACTTCAACTCCTACGGCTCGCGGCGCGGCAACCACGAGGTGATGATGCGCGGCACCTTCGCCAACATCCGCATCAAAAACCTCATGCTCGAGGGGGTAGAGGGCCCCTACACCAAGAAGCTCCCCGAGGGTGAGCAGATGTTCATCTACGACGCGGCCATGCGCTACAAGGCCGAAGGCACCCCGCTGGTGGTGCTGGGTGGAAAGGAGTACGGCTCGGGTTCTAGCCGCGACTGGGCGGCCAAGGGCACCTTCTTGCTGGGTGTCAAGGCGGTGATCGCGGAGAGCTTCGAGCGCATCCACCGTTCCAACTTGGTGGGCATGGGGGTGCTCCCGCTGGTCTTCCAGGAGGGCCAGAACGTCCAAACCCTGGGCCTCACCGGGTATGAGACCTTCGATATCCTGGGCCTCGAGGACATCACCCCCGGCAAGGAACTGACCGTGGTGGCCACCAAGCCCGACGGAACCGCGGTGAACTTCACCGTAAAAGCTCGCATCGACACGGCGGTGGAGGTGGACTACTACAAGAACGGCGGGATTCTCCAGACCGTGCTGAAGAACATGCTGGCGGAGAAGGCGAAGGCGTAA
- a CDS encoding Rad52/Rad22 family DNA repair protein — MAGKTLNELLGNLQAPFAEVDWKVQSTTKDKSRGQVVPYIDARSVAERLDEAVGPEGWQDSYDILLAQGDSFVVRCRLSVLGVSKEDVGEGDSLKAAFSDALKRAAVKFGVGRYLYRMPDVWVEIEEGRFIPRSTVRALDAAYRRFIETGEWRLDAAPAKAPAAEPAVAKAAPAAPAAPAKSSNGNDLARLKGELAALARQGAKLPAGWERVADAEVLRRLVERHKAN; from the coding sequence ATGGCAGGGAAAACGCTCAACGAACTGCTCGGCAACCTACAAGCCCCGTTCGCCGAGGTGGACTGGAAGGTCCAGTCCACCACCAAGGACAAATCGCGGGGCCAGGTGGTGCCCTACATCGACGCCCGCTCGGTGGCGGAGCGGCTTGACGAGGCGGTCGGCCCCGAGGGCTGGCAGGACAGCTACGACATCCTCCTGGCCCAGGGGGACAGCTTCGTGGTGCGCTGCCGCCTGAGCGTGTTGGGGGTATCCAAGGAAGACGTAGGCGAGGGCGATAGCCTCAAAGCCGCTTTCTCCGATGCCCTGAAGCGCGCGGCGGTGAAGTTCGGGGTAGGGCGCTACCTGTACCGGATGCCCGACGTCTGGGTCGAGATCGAGGAGGGGCGCTTCATTCCCCGCTCGACCGTCCGGGCGCTGGACGCCGCCTACCGCCGCTTCATCGAGACGGGGGAGTGGCGGTTGGACGCTGCCCCCGCCAAGGCCCCAGCGGCTGAGCCCGCCGTCGCCAAGGCCGCCCCCGCTGCCCCTGCTGCCCCCGCCAAGTCGTCCAACGGCAACGATCTGGCGCGGCTCAAGGGGGAACTCGCGGCCCTGGCCCGGCAGGGGGCCAAGCTCCCGGCGGGGTGGGAGCGGGTGGCCGACGCGGAGGTGTTGCGGCGCTTAGTGGAGCGGCACAAGGCCAACTAG
- a CDS encoding DnaB-like helicase C-terminal domain-containing protein produces the protein MQAQLSLPASPAAERNLVGAVLLDATALDAALSAGVVPDDFSEVPLRRAWEAILAAFHGGQPLTPVVLGGLGADPALLMELMAATAGAAAWADSYARMVRDAAERRRLIQLALKAASEAASEAPLDAVWAKLLDARANAGSAGQLKTFAEMAEGLLEALMSGESGGMPTGFPTLDRLSGAGGLYRDLNILAARPSQGKTQAALQIIEHVAEQGASVLFINMDTPEEQIRRRQVAYRLGMTANDLREGIRNNPAILQRAKAAIEELKRLPIHYRCGPTSILDVRLAARQLRARGDLGLIVVDYLQQVSTGNDRHDEFERVTIVSRSLKDLASELEVPVLALSQLSRGTESRNDKRPKLSDLRQSGQVEQDAAMVIALYRPHYYDREANPNEAEWLLLKQKDGPVGTIHMRYNPGTGFGDVGEFSEN, from the coding sequence ATGCAGGCGCAGCTCTCTTTACCGGCATCCCCAGCCGCCGAGCGCAACCTGGTGGGGGCGGTGCTGCTCGACGCCACGGCGCTGGATGCTGCCCTGAGCGCCGGAGTCGTCCCGGACGACTTCAGCGAGGTGCCCCTGCGCCGGGCCTGGGAGGCCATTCTAGCCGCCTTCCACGGCGGTCAACCCCTCACCCCGGTGGTGCTGGGGGGGCTGGGGGCCGATCCGGCCCTGCTCATGGAGCTGATGGCCGCCACCGCCGGGGCTGCGGCCTGGGCGGATAGCTACGCCCGGATGGTGCGGGATGCCGCTGAGCGGCGGCGGCTGATTCAGCTAGCCCTCAAGGCCGCCTCGGAGGCGGCCTCGGAGGCCCCCCTGGATGCAGTCTGGGCAAAGCTGCTCGACGCTCGGGCCAACGCCGGGAGCGCCGGGCAGCTCAAAACCTTCGCCGAGATGGCCGAGGGCCTGCTGGAGGCCCTGATGTCGGGGGAGTCGGGCGGGATGCCGACCGGCTTCCCCACCCTCGACCGCCTCTCGGGGGCCGGGGGGCTGTACCGCGACCTCAACATCCTGGCCGCCCGGCCTAGCCAGGGCAAAACCCAGGCCGCCTTGCAGATCATCGAGCACGTGGCCGAGCAGGGGGCGAGCGTGCTGTTCATCAACATGGACACCCCCGAGGAGCAGATACGCCGCCGACAGGTGGCCTACCGCCTGGGGATGACGGCCAACGATCTGCGCGAGGGTATCCGCAATAACCCGGCGATCCTCCAGCGGGCTAAGGCCGCCATCGAGGAGCTGAAACGGCTCCCCATCCACTACCGCTGTGGCCCCACCAGCATCCTGGACGTGCGCCTGGCCGCCCGGCAGTTGCGGGCCAGGGGCGACCTGGGCCTCATCGTGGTGGACTACTTGCAACAGGTATCCACCGGGAACGACCGGCACGACGAGTTTGAGCGAGTGACCATCGTCTCCCGCTCGCTCAAGGATTTGGCGAGCGAGCTGGAGGTGCCGGTGCTGGCCCTCTCGCAGCTCTCGCGGGGAACCGAGAGCCGCAACGACAAGCGGCCCAAGCTCTCCGACCTCCGGCAGTCGGGCCAGGTCGAGCAGGACGCGGCGATGGTGATCGCCCTCTACCGCCCTCACTACTACGACCGGGAGGCCAATCCCAACGAGGCGGAGTGGCTGCTACTCAAGCAAAAAGATGGCCCGGTGGGGACGATCCACATGCGGTACAACCCAGGCACCGGGTTCGGCGATGTGGGCGAGTTTTCCGAGAACTAG
- a CDS encoding ParB/RepB/Spo0J family partition protein, with product MLANVELIPLDRLYIAHSYRLKDEPEPELVESVRAEGIRVPLIVRPTARGYEVVAGRRRFLAARAAGLDSAPAIARAMGDDEAREIEIAENLGRKAFSPPELARAILDRTLARLGEERVRGFLRAEHGGDLLKAAAAIYWRIRNQTEGKAEAP from the coding sequence ATGCTAGCGAACGTCGAGCTAATCCCGCTGGACCGGTTGTATATCGCCCACAGCTACCGGCTCAAGGACGAGCCGGAGCCGGAACTGGTGGAATCGGTGCGCGCCGAGGGGATACGGGTGCCCCTGATCGTGCGTCCCACGGCGAGGGGCTACGAGGTGGTGGCGGGCCGCCGCCGCTTCCTGGCCGCCCGAGCCGCCGGGCTGGATAGCGCCCCGGCCATCGCCCGCGCGATGGGGGACGACGAGGCCCGCGAGATCGAGATCGCGGAAAACCTCGGGCGCAAGGCGTTCTCCCCCCCCGAGCTGGCGCGGGCGATTTTGGATCGCACCCTCGCCCGGTTGGGGGAGGAGCGGGTGCGCGGCTTTTTGCGCGCCGAGCACGGCGGCGACCTGCTCAAGGCCGCTGCGGCCATCTACTGGCGCATCCGCAATCAGACCGAGGGGAAGGCCGAGGCCCCGTAG
- the fdhD gene encoding formate dehydrogenase accessory sulfurtransferase FdhD: MSKVSARPRVGNKVKVRRLEVKPKQTRWASDDLAVEEPLELRLVAGNERKTVAVTLRTPGNDFELAAGFLFGEGVIQQRSEIRRIAYCVDEGAAFFRPDRWADQRYNIVNVELRAEALPELAPLERHFFTTSACGLCGKASLESLSLRGLQPLLGDAAVTAEVLRTLPEKLRNAQKLFDLTGGLHAAGLFDLEGHLIALREDIGRHNAMDKLVGWAFLEGKLPLAQCIVVVSGRASFELVQKALNAGIPIFASVSAPSNLAVDLATSFGLTLVGFLRGERFNIYAHPERILLV, encoded by the coding sequence ATGAGCAAGGTATCGGCCAGGCCACGCGTCGGCAACAAAGTCAAGGTGCGTCGGCTCGAGGTCAAGCCAAAGCAAACCCGCTGGGCCTCGGACGACCTGGCGGTGGAGGAGCCGCTCGAGCTTCGCCTGGTTGCCGGGAACGAGCGGAAAACCGTCGCGGTGACGCTGCGCACCCCCGGCAACGATTTCGAGTTGGCCGCAGGGTTCCTGTTCGGCGAGGGGGTTATCCAGCAGCGGAGCGAGATCAGGAGAATTGCGTACTGTGTGGACGAGGGGGCGGCGTTTTTTCGCCCCGATCGCTGGGCAGATCAGCGCTACAACATCGTCAACGTGGAGCTTCGCGCTGAAGCCTTGCCCGAGCTGGCCCCCCTCGAGCGCCACTTCTTCACCACCAGCGCCTGCGGACTATGCGGCAAGGCCAGCCTCGAGTCGCTATCCCTACGGGGGCTACAGCCGCTCTTGGGCGACGCTGCGGTCACGGCAGAGGTCCTGCGCACCCTACCGGAAAAGCTGCGTAATGCCCAGAAGCTCTTCGACCTGACCGGCGGGCTACACGCGGCGGGGTTGTTCGATCTCGAGGGTCACCTGATAGCCCTGCGCGAGGACATCGGGCGACACAACGCCATGGACAAGCTGGTGGGCTGGGCGTTTTTGGAGGGTAAGCTTCCGCTCGCGCAGTGCATCGTGGTGGTGAGCGGGCGGGCCAGCTTCGAGCTGGTGCAGAAGGCCCTCAACGCGGGCATCCCGATCTTCGCTTCGGTCTCGGCCCCCAGCAACCTCGCGGTGGACCTGGCGACCTCCTTTGGCCTGACCCTGGTAGGGTTTTTGCGTGGAGAACGTTTCAATATTTACGCTCACCCCGAGCGAATTCTGCTAGTCTAG